The Trichocoleus sp. FACHB-46 genome has a segment encoding these proteins:
- the plsY gene encoding glycerol-3-phosphate 1-O-acyltransferase PlsY, producing the protein MALWLAVNAILLGVAYLLGSVPPGYLAGRLLKGIDIREHGSGSTGATNVLRTLGKGPAIAVLLIDILKGVLAIALVRWCYSLAQTQALATAAGSVASGSALDWMVTLAGLAALLGHSKSIWLKFTGGKSVATGLGVLLALSWQVGLSTFAVFGVVMAVSRIVSLSSITAAIAVLVFMVLLGQPLPYQLFAIAGGLYVVLRHRANIQRLLAGTEPRIGQKLASESEQGLESN; encoded by the coding sequence ATGGCACTTTGGCTAGCGGTGAACGCGATTCTGTTAGGGGTGGCTTATCTTTTGGGGTCAGTTCCACCAGGGTACTTAGCAGGTCGTTTGCTCAAAGGCATTGATATTCGAGAGCATGGTTCTGGCTCTACAGGCGCTACCAATGTCTTACGGACTTTAGGCAAGGGTCCAGCGATCGCAGTCTTGCTGATTGACATCTTGAAGGGAGTTCTCGCGATCGCCTTGGTGCGTTGGTGCTATTCCTTAGCACAAACCCAAGCACTCGCAACAGCAGCAGGCAGCGTCGCAAGTGGCTCAGCCTTGGATTGGATGGTGACGCTAGCGGGTCTGGCGGCGCTACTGGGACATAGCAAATCAATTTGGCTCAAGTTCACAGGTGGTAAATCAGTAGCGACTGGTTTAGGGGTGTTGCTGGCACTGTCTTGGCAAGTCGGTTTGTCCACCTTCGCCGTTTTTGGTGTGGTGATGGCAGTTTCGCGAATTGTCTCGCTCAGCTCTATTACAGCGGCGATCGCGGTGTTGGTGTTTATGGTGCTGCTCGGCCAACCTTTGCCTTACCAGTTGTTTGCGATCGCGGGTGGCTTGTATGTAGTGCTGCGGCACCGCGCTAATATTCAGCGACTATTGGCAGGGACCGAACCTAGAATTGGGCAGAAACTAGCTTCAGAGTCAGAGCAAGGGTTGGAGAGCAACTAG
- a CDS encoding DUF3119 family protein translates to MTATPASNQSTSVVELSPSYVLPVVLVLGAVPLLLVQVWVGLAIALFGLFLLFQAVTLRLRFTSTDLDIYRGETLIRRFAYQDWQNWQIFWPQVPILFYFKEVQSIHFLPILFDPKMLQTCLEQHCPKANSN, encoded by the coding sequence GTGACTGCCACTCCTGCTTCCAACCAATCCACTTCTGTCGTGGAGCTATCGCCTAGCTACGTTTTGCCAGTGGTCCTGGTTTTGGGTGCGGTGCCGCTTTTGCTAGTTCAAGTTTGGGTTGGCTTGGCGATCGCGCTATTTGGCCTATTCTTGCTGTTCCAAGCCGTCACACTGCGCCTACGTTTTACTTCTACCGATTTAGACATTTATCGTGGTGAAACATTAATTCGCCGTTTCGCTTACCAAGATTGGCAAAACTGGCAGATCTTTTGGCCTCAGGTACCCATTTTGTTTTACTTCAAGGAAGTGCAGAGTATTCACTTTCTGCCCATCTTGTTTGACCCTAAAATGCTGCAAACTTGTTTAGAACAACATTGCCCCAAAGCGAATTCCAACTAA
- a CDS encoding hemerythrin domain-containing protein: MAKDKNQNILDLIATDHRKVEQIFSQIESASNLEQLYRYFNQLYKEVNLHARAEELVFYPGLREYEDTDAMIAEAESEHEEAAALLEEIKALSPDSAEFKEKIAELKKAILHHVQEEESEVFETARDGMDEQQLKQLGQEFQEAKTKLEDEVVEAASL; this comes from the coding sequence ATGGCTAAGGACAAGAACCAAAACATTCTGGATTTAATTGCTACTGACCACCGCAAAGTTGAGCAGATCTTTTCTCAAATTGAGAGTGCGTCTAATTTAGAGCAGTTATATCGATACTTCAACCAGCTCTATAAGGAAGTCAATTTGCATGCGCGGGCCGAAGAACTTGTTTTCTACCCTGGGCTGAGAGAGTACGAGGATACAGATGCAATGATCGCCGAAGCAGAATCAGAGCATGAAGAGGCGGCTGCACTTTTAGAAGAAATTAAAGCCCTTAGCCCTGACTCAGCCGAGTTCAAAGAAAAAATTGCTGAACTGAAGAAAGCTATTCTGCACCACGTGCAGGAAGAAGAGTCAGAAGTATTTGAGACTGCGCGAGATGGCATGGATGAGCAGCAACTCAAGCAGCTAGGCCAAGAGTTTCAGGAAGCCAAAACTAAACTTGAAGATGAGGTCGTAGAAGCCGCTTCTCTCTAA
- a CDS encoding MlaE family lipid ABC transporter permease subunit, protein MSETTPGSNFGLWTQRLLAAVLLGGQVLIHLLAGKIHRRNTLDQMAVAGPDSLMIALVTAAFVGMVFTIQVAREFITFGASNAVGGVLALSLARELAPVLTAVVLAGRVGSAFAAEIGTMQVTEQIDALYVLKTDPIDYLVIPRVIACCLMLPILTLMSFVTGMAGGLLIATNLYDLSQSTFLNSARNFLDVGDLLSSVIKSVVFGALIAVIGTSWGLTTTGGAKGVGQSTTTAVVTALLAIFISNFFLSWLLFRGTGSAVLEGL, encoded by the coding sequence TTGAGCGAAACGACACCCGGTTCCAATTTTGGTTTATGGACTCAGCGATTGCTGGCAGCGGTTCTGCTAGGTGGACAAGTTCTCATCCATCTCCTAGCCGGTAAGATTCACCGTCGCAACACCCTCGATCAGATGGCAGTGGCGGGTCCAGATTCTCTGATGATTGCCCTCGTTACAGCTGCTTTTGTCGGCATGGTGTTCACGATTCAGGTAGCGCGTGAGTTTATTACCTTCGGAGCGAGTAATGCTGTCGGAGGCGTCCTAGCCTTATCTCTCGCTCGCGAACTAGCGCCAGTTCTGACTGCGGTGGTATTGGCAGGGCGAGTTGGTTCTGCGTTTGCGGCAGAAATCGGCACGATGCAAGTGACTGAGCAGATTGATGCGCTTTACGTTCTCAAAACTGACCCGATTGATTACTTAGTTATTCCGCGCGTGATTGCCTGCTGCCTAATGCTGCCAATTTTAACTCTCATGTCTTTTGTGACTGGCATGGCAGGCGGCTTATTGATTGCGACGAATCTCTACGACCTCTCGCAGTCCACCTTTCTCAACTCAGCCCGGAATTTTTTAGATGTGGGCGATTTACTGAGTTCTGTGATTAAGTCAGTTGTGTTTGGGGCGCTGATTGCAGTCATTGGTACGAGTTGGGGCCTGACTACTACAGGCGGTGCTAAAGGGGTAGGGCAATCTACAACTACCGCAGTGGTGACAGCGCTATTAGCAATCTTTATCTCTAACTTTTTTCTGTCCTGGCTGCTGTTTCGGGGCACAGGTAGTGCAGTGCTGGAAGGGTTGTAA
- a CDS encoding DUF3086 domain-containing protein, whose translation MNSDELPTPEPTFEVKLSPQPLNFGDAIAEIGPNGTADPAQRVAELERREQALQQEIQALQATLKQQQDELAETQATMGRLVQEGLRELEQRKQTLQIAVEQLERRQERVRTEMRTTFAGVSQDLAIRVQGFKDYLVGSLQDLVNAAEELELVPEAEEAPVAVVTETKSAERQAAPNPQFAEQSFQDQTKQIRSLLDRYRNSPDYYGPPWQLRRTFEPVHAERVSNWFFTQGGRGALRTMGSRLQNILVSAAIVSILRRLYGNRVRTLILANTPERLGEWRRGLQDCLGISRADFGPEQGIVLFEAPEPLIQKADRLVQENQLPLIIVDDTEDQISLSLLQFSLWLAFAPDPQMPRFF comes from the coding sequence ATGAACTCAGACGAACTTCCAACGCCAGAACCCACCTTTGAAGTCAAGCTATCTCCGCAGCCGTTGAACTTTGGGGACGCGATCGCCGAGATAGGGCCGAATGGTACCGCAGACCCAGCCCAAAGAGTGGCTGAGTTGGAGCGTCGAGAGCAAGCGTTACAACAAGAGATCCAAGCCCTGCAAGCAACCTTAAAGCAGCAACAAGACGAACTAGCAGAAACCCAGGCCACAATGGGGCGCTTGGTGCAAGAAGGGCTGCGGGAATTAGAGCAGCGCAAGCAGACGCTACAAATTGCTGTAGAGCAGTTGGAGCGACGGCAAGAGCGCGTTCGGACCGAAATGCGAACCACCTTTGCGGGCGTGTCTCAAGACCTAGCAATTCGGGTGCAAGGATTCAAAGATTATTTAGTGGGTAGCCTGCAAGACTTAGTCAATGCAGCTGAAGAACTGGAACTCGTACCTGAAGCAGAAGAAGCTCCAGTAGCGGTGGTGACGGAAACAAAGTCAGCAGAGCGCCAAGCTGCCCCCAATCCGCAGTTCGCGGAGCAATCTTTTCAAGACCAAACCAAGCAAATTCGTAGCTTACTCGATCGCTATCGCAACTCACCCGACTACTATGGGCCACCGTGGCAGTTGCGACGCACCTTTGAGCCGGTCCATGCTGAGCGGGTGTCCAACTGGTTTTTTACCCAAGGGGGCCGCGGAGCACTGCGGACAATGGGCAGCCGCTTACAAAATATTTTGGTTTCTGCTGCCATTGTTTCCATTTTGCGTCGGCTGTACGGCAACCGCGTCCGCACTCTGATCTTGGCTAATACCCCGGAACGATTGGGCGAGTGGCGACGCGGTTTGCAAGATTGCTTAGGCATCTCTCGCGCTGACTTTGGTCCAGAGCAAGGCATTGTGCTATTTGAAGCGCCAGAGCCGCTGATTCAAAAAGCCGATCGCTTGGTCCAAGAAAATCAATTGCCGCTGATCATTGTGGATGACACAGAAGACCAAATTAGCTTGTCTCTATTGCAGTTTTCCCTGTGGTTGGCTTTTGCACCGGACCCTCAAATGCCAAGATTTTTCTAG
- the crtO gene encoding beta-carotene ketolase CrtO yields the protein METYDVVIIGAGHNGLVCAAYLLKAGYSVLLLEKRSVPGGAATTEEALPKEAPGFQFNLCAIDHEFIHLGPVVEELELEKYGLEYLYCDPVVFCPHPDGKYFLGHRSVEKTCAEIARYSERDAQKYAEYTDFWQRVIGSMVPIFNAPPKSIIDIVGNYDIKKMKDLFSVIGSTNKTLDFIRTMLTSAEDILNEWFDSEFLKAPLARLAAELGTPVSQKTNAVGAIMMAMRHNPGMARPKGGTGALVKALLNLVTSLGGKVLTDQHVEKVLIDDGKAVGVRVAGGTEYRATKGVISNIDAKRLFLQCMDHSDVDSADPELRERLERRIVNNNETILKIDLALSEPLRFERYNHQDEYSIGSILIADSVRHVEMAHSEASVGNIPDSDPSMYVVMPSMLDPSLAPEGKHTVWIEFFAPYQIHGAEGTGLRGTGWTDELKNKVADRCVEKLADYSPNLKHSVIARRVESPAELGERLGSYKGNYYHIDMTLDQMVFFRPLPELANYKTPIDGLFLTGAGTHPGGSISGMPGRNCARVFIHAQQPFASAISDAGNSLKSVAKSVFRMS from the coding sequence ATGGAAACATACGACGTTGTCATTATTGGTGCAGGCCACAATGGTTTGGTCTGTGCTGCTTACCTACTCAAAGCGGGCTATAGCGTTCTCCTATTGGAAAAGCGGTCTGTGCCGGGTGGCGCAGCAACCACGGAAGAAGCTTTACCTAAAGAAGCTCCTGGTTTTCAGTTCAATCTCTGCGCGATCGACCATGAATTTATCCACTTAGGTCCGGTTGTAGAGGAACTGGAACTAGAAAAATATGGCTTGGAGTACCTCTACTGCGATCCGGTCGTATTCTGTCCTCACCCTGACGGCAAATACTTTTTAGGCCATCGCTCGGTTGAAAAGACTTGTGCAGAGATTGCTCGCTACAGTGAACGAGATGCACAGAAGTATGCGGAGTACACAGATTTCTGGCAGCGGGTCATTGGCTCGATGGTACCGATTTTCAATGCGCCACCCAAATCCATCATTGATATCGTGGGCAACTACGACATCAAAAAGATGAAAGACCTATTTTCTGTCATTGGCTCTACCAACAAGACGCTGGACTTTATCCGCACGATGCTCACCAGCGCGGAAGACATTCTCAACGAGTGGTTTGATTCTGAGTTTTTGAAGGCTCCTCTGGCTCGATTAGCTGCCGAGTTGGGTACTCCCGTTTCCCAAAAGACTAATGCGGTAGGCGCGATCATGATGGCAATGCGCCACAACCCCGGTATGGCTCGGCCCAAAGGCGGCACTGGGGCCTTAGTCAAAGCTCTGTTGAATTTAGTGACTAGCTTGGGCGGTAAAGTCCTGACCGATCAGCATGTAGAAAAAGTCTTGATCGATGACGGGAAAGCGGTGGGCGTTCGGGTGGCGGGTGGCACCGAATACAGAGCCACCAAAGGCGTGATTTCCAACATTGATGCGAAGCGGCTATTCCTGCAATGTATGGATCACTCGGATGTGGATAGTGCTGATCCGGAATTACGGGAGCGTCTGGAGCGGCGGATTGTCAACAACAACGAAACAATCCTCAAGATTGACCTCGCTCTCTCGGAGCCATTACGATTTGAGCGCTATAACCATCAAGATGAATACTCGATCGGTTCGATTTTGATTGCCGATTCTGTCAGGCATGTAGAAATGGCTCACAGTGAAGCGAGCGTGGGCAATATCCCCGATTCTGACCCATCCATGTATGTGGTCATGCCCTCAATGCTCGACCCCTCACTAGCTCCTGAAGGCAAACATACAGTCTGGATCGAGTTCTTTGCCCCTTACCAAATTCATGGTGCAGAAGGCACTGGGCTACGCGGTACCGGGTGGACGGATGAGCTAAAAAACAAAGTGGCCGATCGCTGTGTGGAAAAACTGGCAGACTACTCTCCCAATCTGAAACACTCTGTCATTGCCCGTCGGGTAGAAAGCCCTGCTGAATTAGGAGAGCGCTTAGGCTCTTACAAGGGCAACTACTACCACATCGACATGACCCTTGATCAAATGGTGTTCTTCCGCCCGCTTCCAGAGCTGGCAAACTACAAAACACCGATTGACGGGCTGTTCCTGACTGGAGCAGGGACGCATCCGGGTGGATCTATTTCTGGGATGCCTGGGCGTAACTGTGCCCGTGTCTTCATCCACGCTCAACAACCGTTCGCATCAGCTATCTCTGATGCGGGTAATTCTCTCAAGTCAGTCGCGAAATCAGTGTTTCGGATGTCTTAA
- a CDS encoding Crp/Fnr family transcriptional regulator, producing the protein MDSTSTRLPKGQQIQNRLLAKLPSQELELLRPHLEEIELTHGQPLILPYEPIPYIYFPTTALASLVTVLEDGATVESGSVGCEGVVGLPVFLDAGITPMQNMVQIPGQGIRVRSDIAKAAFDRRGDFYSLIHRYIHTLLVVASQSAACNRHHAIKMRLSRWLLMSSDGVGSEELALTQEFLATMLGVRRSGVTEAALQLQQEQLISYGRGKIRILDRKRLEASSCECYQMVKNEFARLLSLESDRPR; encoded by the coding sequence ATGGACTCAACATCGACTCGTCTGCCAAAAGGCCAGCAAATTCAAAATCGCTTGCTGGCTAAATTACCCAGTCAAGAGCTGGAACTTCTGCGTCCTCACCTAGAGGAGATTGAGCTGACTCATGGTCAACCCCTGATTCTGCCCTATGAGCCGATTCCCTACATCTACTTTCCGACTACGGCACTCGCTTCTTTAGTGACGGTGTTGGAGGATGGGGCAACTGTAGAGTCTGGTTCGGTTGGCTGTGAAGGCGTTGTGGGTTTGCCTGTCTTCTTAGATGCTGGCATCACTCCGATGCAGAACATGGTCCAGATTCCGGGGCAGGGCATCCGAGTTAGGTCAGACATTGCCAAGGCTGCCTTCGATCGCCGGGGAGACTTCTATAGCTTGATTCACCGTTATATCCATACTCTCCTGGTTGTCGCGTCGCAGTCCGCTGCTTGTAACCGCCATCACGCCATAAAAATGCGGCTCAGTCGCTGGCTACTGATGAGTAGTGATGGGGTAGGTTCAGAGGAGTTGGCTTTAACCCAGGAGTTTCTAGCAACGATGCTAGGAGTGAGACGCTCTGGCGTGACAGAAGCAGCTCTACAGCTACAGCAGGAGCAGTTGATTTCCTATGGTCGAGGCAAGATCCGGATTCTAGATCGGAAAAGATTAGAGGCATCATCTTGTGAGTGCTACCAAATGGTTAAGAATGAATTCGCTCGCCTGTTGAGTTTGGAAAGCGATCGCCCACGTTAG
- a CDS encoding VOC family protein: protein MQRLVRFNFLRKRVGWVDDKKMMRCQTAWVTIAATDFDRLLEFYRQFLQQDPQLLLPNVYAEFRLPGLKLGIFKPKTSHQSEFQAPEHSAMSLCLEVEDLDTAIAQLEAIAAPPLGEIIVATHGREIYAYDPEGNRLILHQTI, encoded by the coding sequence GTGCAACGCCTCGTGCGGTTTAATTTTTTGAGAAAACGAGTAGGTTGGGTAGATGATAAGAAAATGATGCGTTGCCAAACTGCTTGGGTCACGATCGCTGCCACTGATTTCGATCGCTTGCTGGAGTTTTATCGCCAATTCTTGCAGCAAGACCCTCAGCTTCTGTTGCCAAATGTCTATGCTGAGTTTCGGCTTCCGGGGTTAAAGTTAGGAATTTTTAAGCCGAAAACTAGCCATCAATCAGAGTTTCAAGCTCCAGAACATAGTGCCATGAGTTTGTGTTTGGAGGTGGAAGATTTAGACACAGCGATCGCTCAATTAGAGGCGATCGCTGCTCCTCCCCTAGGTGAAATCATTGTGGCTACTCATGGGCGTGAAATCTACGCTTACGACCCGGAAGGGAATCGTTTGATTTTGCATCAAACTATTTAG
- a CDS encoding hemerythrin domain-containing protein, which yields MVTTLDDTKRMMIGTKLADIKALQELVIANEQRFISEINDQDIRHRFQEMLKDDQKNMGVLETVIVQYGIKSEPKQTIRQFVDKLQELMGGSELSIFEKVFQHELLKHQLVMSGVVVHKAAQKVGADVELAITPLNTVNFENRAHQEQLKGVLEVLGVRELTGQEADQGLWARVQDAVAALSGVAGSVITQNSDKSDLNIQDVIRLDHNKTNTLFTEILGSNDPQKIQEYFGQLYKDLSVHAEAEERVVYPAVRPFYGQNDTQELYDEQAEMKRKLEEIKALSPASSEFKDKVRQLMEAVGDHIRQEESTMFAAIRNNLSSDQSEQLATQFKAAKSQLQDQMSASKK from the coding sequence ATGGTAACAACGCTTGACGATACAAAGCGGATGATGATTGGTACCAAGCTAGCTGATATTAAAGCTCTTCAAGAGCTGGTCATCGCTAATGAGCAAAGATTCATCAGCGAAATCAATGACCAAGATATTCGTCATCGTTTCCAAGAGATGCTCAAAGATGACCAGAAGAACATGGGCGTCTTGGAAACCGTAATTGTGCAGTACGGTATTAAGTCTGAGCCTAAGCAAACCATCCGTCAGTTCGTTGACAAGTTACAAGAATTGATGGGCGGTTCTGAGCTAAGCATTTTTGAGAAAGTGTTCCAGCATGAACTACTTAAGCATCAACTAGTGATGAGCGGAGTGGTCGTCCACAAAGCGGCTCAGAAAGTCGGCGCTGACGTTGAACTCGCCATCACTCCCCTCAACACCGTCAACTTTGAAAACCGGGCGCACCAAGAGCAACTCAAGGGCGTACTAGAAGTGCTAGGTGTGCGTGAACTCACCGGACAAGAAGCGGATCAAGGTCTGTGGGCACGGGTACAAGATGCCGTTGCTGCTCTCTCTGGTGTAGCGGGCAGCGTGATCACTCAGAACTCGGATAAATCTGACCTGAACATCCAAGATGTGATCCGTTTAGACCACAACAAGACCAACACTCTGTTTACCGAAATCCTAGGTTCTAACGATCCTCAAAAGATCCAAGAGTACTTTGGTCAGCTTTACAAAGACTTGAGCGTTCATGCTGAAGCAGAAGAGCGGGTAGTTTATCCTGCTGTGCGTCCCTTCTACGGTCAGAATGACACTCAGGAGCTATACGACGAGCAAGCTGAGATGAAGCGCAAGCTTGAAGAAATCAAGGCTCTCAGCCCTGCTTCTTCCGAGTTTAAGGATAAAGTGCGCCAGTTGATGGAAGCGGTGGGCGACCACATCCGTCAAGAAGAGAGCACTATGTTTGCGGCAATTCGCAACAACCTCAGCAGCGATCAGTCTGAGCAATTGGCAACTCAGTTTAAGGCTGCTAAGAGCCAACTTCAAGATCAAATGTCTGCTTCTAAGAAGTAG
- a CDS encoding polyamine aminopropyltransferase: protein MTSLGQATMQAGEPENLSLSRRQRHLLLAATAISSSCGLAIELLLGTLASYLVGNQALAYGVAVGGFLAAMGVGSYLSRFIAVPDSANELVAVQSESDRLRQEQQQLLTTFAQIELAIAPLSALLPLGLFILFVVNGPVWIGLFLVTLLLGTLAGLEVPLLTRILEQEAGVRDALSGVLALDYLGALVGSLALPVVLLPTVGMFPSAALIGALPALMVFALGRTFPQLRRWRRWGLVVCFGLFALAPLTVPLGDRLENTLYNAPVISRIQSPYQRIVLTRQAGDVRLFLDGDLQFSTLDEYRYHEALVHPAMSASRDRRRVLLMGAGDGLALREVLKWPEVERVLLVDLDAAVINLARRHPFLVQANAHALDDPRVEVRQADAFLTVPTLPETFDVIIADFPDPDRDTLAKLYAQGFYQRLLTRLAPAGVLVTQASSPFFAPRAFACVAATLESVGLSVHPYVTDVPSFGPWGFVLAMRAPLQAATLKLPVATKFLTEPLLQQLFQLPKDVQLGNVEINRLANPVLVKYQADPRWAAYH from the coding sequence ATGACATCTCTAGGGCAAGCGACCATGCAGGCTGGGGAGCCAGAAAATCTCAGTCTAAGTCGGCGGCAGCGGCATTTGTTGTTAGCAGCAACGGCGATTTCTTCGAGTTGTGGATTAGCAATTGAACTGCTGCTGGGCACTTTGGCGAGTTACTTAGTTGGCAATCAGGCGCTTGCTTATGGGGTGGCAGTGGGTGGCTTTTTAGCCGCGATGGGAGTTGGGTCTTATTTAAGCCGATTCATTGCCGTTCCTGACTCAGCCAATGAACTAGTAGCAGTTCAGTCAGAGAGCGATCGCCTGCGACAGGAGCAGCAGCAACTCCTAACCACCTTTGCCCAGATTGAACTTGCGATCGCGCCGCTGAGTGCGCTGCTGCCACTAGGGCTATTCATTTTATTTGTGGTCAACGGTCCCGTCTGGATTGGGTTGTTTCTAGTGACGTTGCTGTTGGGCACCCTGGCAGGTTTGGAAGTGCCGCTGCTGACTCGAATCTTGGAGCAAGAGGCGGGAGTACGAGATGCTCTCTCTGGGGTTTTAGCGCTGGATTACTTGGGGGCACTGGTGGGGTCGTTGGCGCTGCCTGTGGTTTTGTTACCCACAGTAGGGATGTTTCCGTCGGCGGCGTTGATTGGGGCGTTACCTGCTCTCATGGTGTTTGCCCTCGGTCGGACTTTCCCCCAACTACGACGTTGGCGGCGCTGGGGTCTAGTGGTTTGTTTTGGCCTCTTTGCCTTGGCTCCGCTGACTGTGCCATTGGGCGATCGCTTGGAAAACACGCTCTACAACGCCCCAGTGATCAGCCGTATTCAGTCGCCTTATCAGCGGATTGTGCTGACTCGCCAAGCAGGAGACGTGCGCTTATTTCTGGATGGAGATTTGCAGTTCTCCACCTTAGATGAGTATCGCTACCACGAAGCTCTGGTGCATCCCGCCATGAGTGCCAGTCGCGATCGCCGTCGAGTACTACTGATGGGCGCAGGAGATGGCTTAGCGCTGCGGGAAGTGCTGAAATGGCCCGAAGTGGAGCGGGTATTGTTAGTTGACCTAGATGCAGCAGTGATTAATTTGGCGCGACGACATCCCTTTCTCGTGCAAGCCAATGCTCACGCTTTGGATGATCCGCGTGTAGAGGTCAGGCAGGCGGATGCTTTCTTAACCGTACCGACGCTGCCCGAAACCTTTGATGTGATTATTGCAGACTTTCCAGACCCCGACCGAGACACACTTGCTAAGCTCTATGCTCAAGGCTTTTATCAACGTTTATTAACCCGCTTAGCGCCTGCTGGAGTATTGGTGACGCAGGCATCGAGTCCCTTTTTTGCCCCGCGAGCCTTTGCCTGTGTCGCCGCAACGCTGGAATCAGTTGGTTTATCGGTGCATCCTTACGTCACGGATGTCCCCAGCTTCGGGCCTTGGGGCTTTGTTTTGGCAATGCGTGCCCCCTTGCAAGCTGCAACGCTGAAGTTACCTGTTGCCACCAAGTTTTTGACGGAACCACTGTTGCAACAACTCTTCCAACTGCCTAAAGATGTGCAACTTGGCAATGTAGAAATCAATCGCTTAGCAAACCCAGTGCTGGTGAAGTATCAAGCTGATCCACGTTGGGCAGCTTATCACTAA
- a CDS encoding saccharopine dehydrogenase family protein has translation MTEQILILGGSGRIGSSVAADIAAHTQAQITITGRDAIAGQAVGDRLGPQVQFLALDLAESDRVREAIGQSQLVIHCAGPFPYRDASVLKTCIELGVDYLDVSDHRSFTCKAVDYKAEAAAAGVTAIVNTGIFPGISNSMVRRDVEQLDQPERIHLSYVVGGSGGAGITVMRTTFLGLRRPFEVWRDNEWQEIKPYSDREAIQFPAPYGRTGVYWFDMPEAFTLPDTFPEVKTVVTKFGTVPDFYNYLTWSVAHWWPSSWLRNSAVIEFLSQVSHRMTDFTDRFSGIGVAIRSEVTGQKAGEAVRCCSTLVHENTAIAAGYGTGTLAELMLAGKLKKPGVWPVEQALPTDLFEQIMESRGLKIHQSWEPIQSNSPKA, from the coding sequence ATGACGGAGCAAATTTTAATTCTCGGTGGCAGTGGGCGGATCGGCAGCAGTGTGGCAGCAGATATTGCAGCTCATACACAAGCTCAGATTACGATTACTGGGCGAGATGCGATCGCTGGACAAGCGGTTGGCGATCGCTTAGGTCCGCAGGTCCAGTTTCTAGCGCTTGACTTAGCAGAATCCGATAGAGTCCGAGAGGCGATCGGCCAATCCCAATTGGTCATCCACTGTGCAGGGCCTTTTCCCTATCGCGATGCCAGTGTGCTCAAAACCTGTATTGAGCTGGGCGTGGATTATCTCGATGTGAGTGATCATCGCTCCTTTACCTGCAAAGCGGTGGATTACAAGGCAGAAGCCGCAGCCGCAGGCGTCACCGCGATCGTGAATACTGGAATTTTTCCAGGCATCTCCAACAGCATGGTGCGCCGGGACGTCGAGCAGTTAGACCAACCGGAGCGCATCCACTTAAGCTATGTGGTGGGTGGATCGGGAGGTGCTGGCATTACGGTGATGCGAACCACGTTTTTAGGTCTGCGCCGTCCCTTTGAGGTGTGGAGAGATAACGAATGGCAGGAAATCAAGCCTTATAGCGATCGCGAAGCCATTCAGTTTCCGGCACCTTACGGGCGAACTGGGGTTTACTGGTTTGACATGCCCGAAGCCTTTACGCTGCCCGACACCTTCCCTGAAGTGAAAACTGTAGTCACGAAGTTTGGGACTGTCCCAGATTTTTATAACTATCTCACTTGGAGCGTTGCCCACTGGTGGCCTTCTAGCTGGCTGCGGAACTCTGCGGTGATTGAGTTTTTGTCTCAGGTCAGCCATCGTATGACCGATTTTACCGATCGCTTTAGTGGCATTGGTGTCGCTATTCGCTCTGAAGTCACGGGTCAAAAAGCAGGCGAGGCGGTTCGTTGTTGCTCTACTTTAGTTCACGAAAATACGGCGATCGCAGCAGGGTATGGCACAGGGACTTTGGCGGAGCTGATGTTGGCGGGCAAACTCAAGAAACCAGGCGTTTGGCCTGTAGAACAAGCCCTACCCACCGACTTATTTGAGCAGATCATGGAAAGTCGAGGTCTCAAGATTCACCAGTCCTGGGAACCTATCCAATCCAATAGCCCAAAAGCATAG